One part of the Leucobacter triazinivorans genome encodes these proteins:
- a CDS encoding nitroreductase family protein, translating into MTPRSAHTSAPVLDTLAERWSPRSFDGEHTFPEGALRGVLEAARWAPSANNSQPWRFIVARRGGASFARIAQALAGSNRQWAGRAAALIVNLAEVADADGAPRPWAEYDLGQAVAHLSVQAHSEGFSTHQMGGFDREAIRTAFDLDERLIPVSITAIGMLGNPAQLPEPLREREIAPRTRKALEDLVLARD; encoded by the coding sequence GTGACCCCGCGCAGCGCACACACCAGCGCCCCCGTTCTCGACACGCTCGCCGAGCGCTGGAGCCCACGCTCCTTCGACGGCGAGCACACCTTTCCGGAGGGCGCGCTGCGCGGCGTGCTCGAGGCGGCGCGCTGGGCGCCGAGCGCCAACAACTCGCAGCCCTGGCGCTTCATCGTCGCCCGCCGGGGCGGCGCCTCATTCGCGCGGATCGCACAGGCGCTGGCGGGCTCCAACCGGCAGTGGGCCGGTCGGGCCGCGGCGCTCATCGTCAACCTCGCCGAGGTCGCCGACGCCGACGGCGCTCCCCGCCCCTGGGCCGAGTACGATCTCGGCCAGGCGGTCGCGCACCTCAGCGTGCAGGCGCACTCCGAAGGCTTCTCTACCCACCAGATGGGCGGGTTCGACCGCGAGGCGATCCGCACCGCCTTCGATCTCGACGAGCGCCTGATCCCCGTGTCGATCACCGCGATCGGGATGCTGGGCAACCCGGCGCAGCTGCCCGAGCCGCTCCGCGAGCGCGAGATCGCGCCGCGCACGCGGAAGGCGCTCGAGGATCTCGTGCTCGCGCGCGACTGA
- a CDS encoding glycine--tRNA ligase has translation MAEQSRLDKVIALARHRGFVYQAGEIYGGSRSAWDYGPLGTALKENIKRQWWKSMVQKRDDVVGIDSSVILPKQVWEASGHVEVFSDPLVECLQCHKRYREDHLIEEFEEKKGRAPKDGLAEIVCVSCGTRGQWTEPRAFSGLLKTFLGPVDDEAGMHYLRPETAQGIFVNFANVLQSARVKPPFGIGQIGKSFRNEITPGNFIFRTREFEQMEMEFFVEPGTDEEWQEYWMNERMAWYVGLGIDPENLRFYEHPQEKLSHYSKRTADIEYRFGFSGGEWGELEGIANRTDFDLSTHSKHSGKDLSFFDQAKNERYTPYVIEPAAGLTRSLMAFLVDAYREEEVPNAKGGTDTRTLLALDPRLAPVKAAVLPLSRNEKLSPLAREIAQDLREDWNVDFDDSGAIGRRYRRQDEIGTPFCVTVDFDSLDDDAVTVRERDTMQQQRVPRAELHAYLAARLRGA, from the coding sequence ATGGCTGAGCAGTCCCGCCTCGACAAGGTCATCGCCCTCGCCCGCCACCGCGGCTTCGTGTATCAGGCGGGTGAGATCTACGGCGGATCACGCTCGGCCTGGGACTACGGCCCCCTCGGCACCGCGCTGAAGGAGAACATCAAGCGCCAGTGGTGGAAGTCGATGGTGCAGAAGCGCGACGACGTGGTGGGCATCGACTCGAGCGTCATCCTGCCGAAGCAGGTCTGGGAGGCCTCCGGGCACGTCGAGGTCTTCAGCGATCCCCTGGTCGAGTGCCTGCAGTGCCACAAGCGCTACCGCGAGGACCACCTCATCGAGGAGTTCGAGGAGAAGAAGGGACGCGCCCCGAAGGACGGGCTCGCCGAGATCGTCTGTGTGAGCTGCGGCACCCGCGGCCAGTGGACCGAGCCGCGCGCCTTCTCGGGCCTGCTCAAGACCTTCCTCGGCCCCGTCGACGACGAGGCCGGCATGCACTACCTGCGGCCCGAGACCGCGCAGGGCATCTTCGTCAACTTCGCCAACGTGCTCCAGTCGGCGCGTGTGAAGCCGCCGTTCGGCATCGGTCAGATCGGCAAGAGCTTCCGCAACGAGATCACCCCCGGCAACTTCATCTTCCGCACCCGCGAGTTCGAGCAGATGGAGATGGAGTTCTTCGTCGAGCCCGGCACCGACGAGGAGTGGCAGGAGTACTGGATGAACGAGCGCATGGCGTGGTACGTCGGCCTCGGCATCGATCCCGAGAACCTGCGCTTCTACGAGCACCCGCAGGAGAAGCTGTCGCACTACTCGAAGCGCACGGCCGATATCGAGTACCGCTTCGGCTTCTCCGGTGGCGAGTGGGGCGAACTCGAGGGCATCGCCAACCGCACCGACTTCGACCTGTCGACGCACTCGAAGCACTCGGGCAAAGACCTCAGCTTCTTCGATCAGGCGAAGAACGAGCGCTACACGCCCTACGTGATCGAGCCCGCGGCCGGCCTCACCCGCTCGCTCATGGCGTTCCTCGTCGACGCGTACCGCGAGGAGGAAGTGCCCAACGCGAAGGGGGGCACCGACACCCGCACGCTGCTCGCGCTCGATCCGCGCCTCGCGCCCGTCAAGGCCGCGGTGCTGCCGCTCAGCCGCAACGAGAAGCTCTCGCCGCTCGCCCGTGAGATCGCGCAGGATCTGCGCGAGGACTGGAATGTCGACTTCGACGACTCCGGGGCGATCGGACGTCGCTACCGCCGACAGGACGAGATCGGCACGCCGTTCTGCGTGACGGTCGATTTCGACTCGCTCGACGACGACGCGGTGACCGTGCGCGAGCGCGACACCATGCAGCAGCAGCGCGTGCCGCGGGCGGAGCTCCACGCCTATCTCGCCGCGCGCCTCCGCGGCGCATAG
- a CDS encoding CPBP family intramembrane glutamic endopeptidase, whose product MTSAGPEQPRPAAPPPGAPVPQAAPPGAPVPPGAPQQWAWAQAPQAMQTVETEPLEYHRLLRGSAAYRWWKPLLLLLLSAVFFGVMTVALSLAFVPVLLFADPDYAMDIATGASEVLDTQRPVSVLLSLLSIIIMMPAVILAMLVMGMRPVGRVWSVATRIRWGLLGRLLGVAVLAVVVMNAVGIAVEIALDPASLTEPLPESERGFDASAALLSLLFVLLLVPLQATAEEVVFRGLFMQVLGSWLKNPWFAILIPSVGFALLHIYDVWGLVAVGLLGVVAAWLTWRTGGLEAAIAIHVVNNLIAFGIMTSGVAGETAQTADGGGLGGVIGEIAGLAVFIWLTLRVFAKGGHGRERIDLIQVPVAPVAPEAPVAPEAAQAPVAPEAPEMPVAPEAAQAPVREAGEEDARHG is encoded by the coding sequence ATGACCAGCGCTGGACCAGAGCAGCCCCGACCGGCGGCGCCGCCGCCCGGCGCGCCCGTGCCGCAGGCCGCTCCGCCCGGTGCGCCGGTGCCGCCCGGCGCCCCGCAGCAGTGGGCCTGGGCGCAGGCCCCGCAGGCCATGCAGACCGTCGAGACCGAGCCGCTCGAGTACCATCGCCTGCTGCGCGGTTCCGCCGCCTACCGCTGGTGGAAGCCGCTCCTGCTCCTGCTGCTGTCCGCGGTGTTCTTCGGCGTCATGACAGTCGCACTGAGCCTCGCGTTCGTGCCGGTGCTGCTGTTCGCGGATCCCGACTACGCCATGGATATCGCGACCGGGGCGTCCGAGGTGCTCGACACCCAGCGCCCGGTCTCCGTCCTCCTCAGTCTGCTCTCCATCATCATCATGATGCCCGCCGTGATCCTCGCGATGCTGGTGATGGGCATGCGACCCGTGGGCCGGGTCTGGTCGGTCGCCACGCGCATCCGCTGGGGGCTGCTCGGTCGACTGCTCGGCGTCGCCGTGCTCGCCGTCGTGGTGATGAACGCCGTGGGGATCGCGGTCGAGATCGCGCTCGACCCGGCGTCGCTGACTGAGCCGCTCCCCGAGTCCGAACGGGGCTTCGACGCGAGCGCCGCCCTGCTCTCGCTGCTGTTCGTGCTGCTCTTGGTGCCGCTCCAGGCCACGGCCGAGGAGGTCGTGTTCCGCGGCCTCTTCATGCAGGTGCTCGGATCCTGGCTCAAGAATCCCTGGTTCGCGATCCTCATCCCCTCGGTCGGATTCGCGCTGCTGCACATCTACGACGTCTGGGGACTCGTCGCCGTCGGCCTGCTAGGCGTGGTCGCGGCGTGGCTCACCTGGCGCACGGGCGGCCTCGAAGCGGCGATCGCCATTCACGTGGTCAACAACCTCATCGCCTTCGGCATCATGACCTCGGGCGTGGCGGGCGAGACCGCCCAGACCGCCGATGGCGGCGGGCTCGGGGGTGTCATCGGCGAGATCGCCGGCCTCGCGGTGTTCATCTGGCTCACGCTGCGCGTCTTCGCGAAGGGCGGCCACGGGCGCGAGCGCATCGATCTGATCCAGGTGCCCGTCGCGCCTGTCGCGCCCGAGGCGCCCGTCGCGCCAGAGGCTGCCCAGGCGCCCGTCGCGCCAGAGGCGCCCGAGATGCCCGTCGCGCCAGAGGCTGCCCAGGCCCCCGTCCGCGAAGCCGGTGAGGAGGACGCACGGCATGGGTGA
- a CDS encoding DUF1801 domain-containing protein produces the protein MAGDWRDRRAEHVRTLISRAAPDIVEERKWRKPSNPDGVPTFSLGGLVCTIETYRDKIKLTFAQGAALQDPEGLFNASLTAGTRRAIDLHETDALDDEAFIALVREAVGHNLS, from the coding sequence ATGGCCGGAGACTGGCGGGACCGACGCGCCGAGCACGTGCGCACCCTGATCTCGCGGGCCGCACCCGACATCGTCGAGGAGCGTAAGTGGCGCAAGCCGTCGAATCCTGACGGAGTTCCCACGTTTTCCCTCGGCGGGCTCGTCTGCACGATCGAGACCTATCGCGACAAGATCAAGCTGACCTTTGCGCAGGGTGCCGCACTGCAGGATCCCGAAGGCCTGTTCAACGCGAGCCTCACGGCGGGCACCAGGCGCGCGATCGATCTGCACGAGACCGACGCGCTCGACGATGAGGCGTTCATCGCGCTGGTGCGAGAAGCGGTCGGGCACAATCTGAGCTGA
- a CDS encoding RidA family protein has product MSKIVTLVRSSSLSDAAEYAYAATAPADARLVFLAGSCPLNEDGSTAGIGDFAAQAAKCVENMKIALAEVDADIDNIISTRVLVASSRQSDLVTAWEVVRDAFGEHDVPSTLLGVTVLGYDDQLVEIEAVAAVA; this is encoded by the coding sequence TTGTCGAAAATCGTCACCCTTGTCCGCTCGTCGTCGTTGTCCGATGCTGCCGAGTACGCCTACGCGGCGACCGCCCCGGCGGACGCTCGGTTGGTCTTCCTGGCCGGATCCTGTCCCCTGAACGAGGACGGGTCGACCGCCGGAATCGGCGATTTCGCCGCGCAGGCCGCGAAGTGCGTCGAGAACATGAAGATCGCGCTCGCCGAGGTGGACGCCGACATCGACAACATCATCAGCACCCGCGTGCTGGTCGCCTCGTCGCGGCAATCCGACCTGGTCACCGCCTGGGAGGTCGTGCGCGACGCATTCGGTGAGCACGACGTTCCGAGTACGCTCCTCGGTGTCACGGTCCTCGGATATGACGACCAGCTCGTCGAGATCGAGGCCGTCGCGGCCGTTGCCTGA
- a CDS encoding uroporphyrinogen-III synthase, translating into MPRGGTWGDLVSKALREQGAHTVIAPLVDFSHTSEEDKLVEALKELEAGRFDWMTATSSTVADVLAHHNAVIPPETKVAVVGEATAVAFRDAGYHITRTPVRENSTHALLEEWSEIDTDERLRVLTLRSDVAIPVLTQGLMSRGHDVTQVLAFRTVGVPASVHIREDIESGRINALLVASAKIAEQVAEQFPELSEDTIVACAGANTLEAAAALGLPTEADDPAHPLYASKRALIETVESVIDQSDMLD; encoded by the coding sequence GTGCCCAGGGGAGGAACCTGGGGAGACCTGGTCTCGAAGGCGCTGCGCGAGCAGGGGGCCCACACGGTCATCGCACCGCTGGTAGATTTTTCCCACACGAGCGAAGAAGACAAGCTCGTGGAGGCGCTGAAGGAGCTCGAGGCCGGTCGATTCGACTGGATGACGGCGACGAGTTCCACCGTCGCAGACGTCCTGGCGCACCACAACGCCGTGATCCCGCCCGAGACCAAGGTGGCGGTCGTCGGCGAAGCGACGGCGGTCGCGTTTCGTGACGCCGGCTACCACATCACCCGCACTCCCGTCCGCGAGAACAGCACGCACGCGCTGCTCGAGGAGTGGTCGGAGATCGACACCGACGAGCGGCTCCGCGTGCTCACGCTGCGCTCGGACGTCGCAATCCCGGTCCTCACGCAGGGGCTCATGAGTCGCGGCCATGACGTCACCCAGGTGCTCGCCTTCCGCACGGTCGGCGTGCCGGCATCGGTGCATATCCGCGAGGACATCGAGTCCGGCCGCATCAATGCCCTGCTCGTGGCGTCGGCGAAGATTGCAGAGCAGGTGGCCGAGCAGTTCCCCGAGTTGTCGGAGGACACGATCGTCGCCTGCGCGGGCGCCAATACTCTCGAGGCCGCCGCGGCGCTCGGTCTGCCGACCGAGGCGGACGATCCTGCGCACCCGCTCTACGCGTCGAAGCGCGCACTGATCGAGACCGTGGAATCGGTCATCGATCAGAGCGACATGCTCGACTGA
- a CDS encoding 2-hydroxyacid dehydrogenase, with translation MNDLVVSLPTDPGLRDALGEVEGVEFVTWDLDTAPPRDRFDIVVPPYWGGNRQLARLEGVDAALVQWQSIGYNGVAKHLPQGMRLANAATVHEASTAELALALALAAQRGIPEFVRDGEEHRWQLRSFPSLADRRVLLVGYGGVSRAIEARLGGFETRVTRLARTARDDRNLAGEPVTVHGFDELGACLADAEIVILAVPLTDETTGLIDAEALAAMPDGALLVNVARGPVVDTEALVAELRSGRLRAALDVTDPEPLPADHPLWECRNALITPHVGGDSSAMLPRMVALIRRQIAHLQAGEAPENLVLGG, from the coding sequence ATGAATGACCTCGTCGTCTCACTGCCTACGGATCCGGGTCTGCGCGATGCGCTGGGAGAGGTCGAGGGCGTCGAGTTCGTGACGTGGGATCTGGACACCGCGCCGCCGCGGGACCGCTTCGACATCGTGGTCCCACCCTACTGGGGAGGCAACCGGCAGCTCGCCCGGCTCGAGGGCGTCGACGCGGCCCTCGTGCAGTGGCAGTCGATCGGCTACAACGGCGTGGCGAAGCACCTCCCGCAGGGGATGCGCCTCGCCAACGCCGCGACGGTCCACGAGGCCTCGACTGCCGAGCTCGCGCTCGCGCTCGCGCTGGCCGCTCAGCGCGGGATCCCCGAGTTCGTGCGCGACGGCGAGGAGCACCGGTGGCAGCTGCGCTCGTTCCCGAGCCTCGCCGATCGGCGTGTGCTGCTCGTCGGCTACGGGGGAGTCTCGCGGGCGATCGAGGCCCGACTCGGAGGCTTCGAGACGCGGGTCACTCGGCTCGCGCGCACGGCCCGAGACGACCGCAACCTCGCCGGCGAGCCGGTGACGGTACACGGCTTCGACGAGTTGGGCGCGTGCCTGGCCGACGCCGAGATCGTGATCCTCGCCGTCCCGCTCACGGACGAGACGACGGGGCTCATCGATGCCGAAGCGCTCGCCGCGATGCCCGACGGGGCGCTGCTCGTCAACGTGGCGCGGGGACCGGTCGTCGACACCGAGGCGCTGGTGGCCGAGCTGCGCTCGGGGCGCCTGCGCGCCGCGCTCGACGTCACCGATCCCGAGCCGCTGCCCGCGGATCATCCGCTGTGGGAGTGCCGCAATGCGCTCATCACCCCGCATGTCGGCGGCGACTCGAGCGCCATGCTGCCGCGCATGGTCGCCCTCATCCGGCGTCAGATCGCGCACCTGCAGGCGGGCGAGGCGCCCGAGAACCTCGTGCTCGGCGGCTGA
- a CDS encoding DUF3618 domain-containing protein produces the protein MTAHERQRGVAEAAAARAELYDTLSQLKDRLNYAQRIDDAVADAKVRIGEQKRRNPLGFAVGVAGVAATAGLVVWGAASAIAKRLR, from the coding sequence ATGACCGCACACGAGAGGCAGCGCGGCGTCGCAGAGGCCGCCGCAGCCCGCGCAGAACTGTACGACACGCTCTCGCAGCTGAAGGATCGGCTCAACTACGCGCAGCGGATCGACGACGCCGTGGCCGACGCGAAGGTGCGCATCGGTGAGCAGAAGCGGCGCAACCCGCTCGGGTTCGCCGTCGGAGTGGCCGGCGTGGCCGCCACGGCGGGACTCGTCGTGTGGGGCGCGGCGAGCGCGATCGCGAAGCGCCTGCGGTAG
- a CDS encoding class I SAM-dependent methyltransferase: MSGPKETWSSYRSSIGDRSPLFAMLAEQWGIRNALYPGCYLDLSPSTAIDSVTYVDVDDRAARFFAAPGIVASELGSRRASCARVEFLHRDYTPPLPLPSEHFDLVISLYAGPVWDHCASHLAPGGLLLANTSHGDASLAALDPALELVAAVQHRDARYRLDTERLDTYLVPKASGSPNAESIRRSGRGIAYTKPAFAYVFRSLDR; this comes from the coding sequence ATGAGCGGCCCGAAAGAGACGTGGTCGAGCTACCGCTCATCGATCGGCGATCGCTCCCCACTGTTCGCCATGCTGGCCGAGCAGTGGGGGATCCGCAACGCGCTGTACCCGGGGTGCTACCTGGATCTGTCGCCGTCGACCGCGATCGACTCGGTGACCTACGTCGATGTGGACGATCGCGCCGCCAGGTTCTTTGCGGCGCCCGGGATTGTCGCGTCCGAGCTCGGATCGCGTCGTGCGTCGTGCGCGCGGGTCGAGTTCCTGCATCGCGACTACACCCCGCCGCTCCCGCTGCCATCAGAGCACTTCGACCTCGTGATATCGCTCTACGCGGGGCCGGTGTGGGATCACTGCGCGAGCCACCTCGCCCCGGGCGGGCTGCTGCTCGCGAATACGAGCCACGGGGATGCGAGCCTGGCCGCGCTCGATCCCGCCCTCGAGCTCGTCGCCGCGGTGCAGCATCGGGATGCGAGATATCGGCTGGACACGGAGCGTCTGGATACGTATCTCGTGCCGAAGGCCTCTGGCTCCCCGAATGCGGAGAGCATCCGTCGGAGCGGACGCGGGATCGCATACACGAAGCCCGCGTTCGCCTATGTGTTCCGCTCGCTCGACCGGTGA
- a CDS encoding GNAT family N-acetyltransferase yields MPQLPDDLRLRSARGIDDLPARTLYRIARLRQEVFVVEQACAYPDLDGRDLEPTTTQIWAENASGEIAATLRVLDERHREPGLRSVGRVVTAPAWRGRGVAAALLEAAIAQCAGGPILIHAQAHLAAWYGRFGFAACGEEFLEDGIPHLPMRIG; encoded by the coding sequence ATGCCACAGCTCCCCGACGACCTCCGGCTGCGCTCCGCGCGCGGGATCGATGACCTCCCGGCGCGCACCCTCTACCGCATCGCCCGCCTGCGCCAGGAGGTCTTCGTGGTGGAGCAGGCCTGCGCCTACCCCGACCTCGACGGCCGCGACCTGGAGCCGACCACCACCCAGATCTGGGCGGAGAACGCGTCTGGAGAGATCGCGGCAACCCTGCGCGTGCTCGACGAGCGCCACCGGGAGCCCGGTCTGCGCAGCGTCGGACGCGTGGTCACCGCTCCGGCCTGGCGCGGACGCGGCGTCGCCGCCGCGCTGCTCGAAGCGGCCATCGCGCAGTGCGCCGGAGGCCCGATCCTCATTCACGCGCAGGCGCACCTCGCGGCCTGGTACGGGCGGTTCGGCTTCGCCGCGTGCGGGGAGGAGTTCCTGGAGGACGGGATCCCGCATCTGCCGATGCGGATCGGCTGA
- a CDS encoding phage holin family protein, with product MSRKKDQAGTFELLARLPQQIVSLAKIEYENAKREVIAKAKNAGIGAGAIVIALFFLFFMLEALVIAAIAALALVWPWWLAALVVAAGLLLLAAAAILAGVALIKRGNPVPEETLDRVGGDIAAMSEVRVNADSSEPRAPQMPRVGEEGNWR from the coding sequence ATGAGTCGCAAGAAGGATCAGGCCGGCACCTTCGAGCTGCTCGCGCGGCTGCCGCAGCAGATCGTCTCGCTCGCGAAGATCGAGTACGAGAACGCCAAGCGGGAGGTCATAGCAAAGGCGAAGAACGCCGGCATCGGCGCCGGCGCCATCGTCATCGCGCTGTTCTTCCTCTTCTTCATGCTCGAAGCGCTGGTGATCGCAGCCATCGCTGCGCTCGCGCTCGTCTGGCCGTGGTGGCTCGCCGCGCTGGTGGTCGCCGCCGGGCTGCTGCTGCTGGCGGCCGCCGCGATCCTCGCGGGTGTCGCATTGATCAAGCGGGGCAACCCGGTGCCGGAAGAGACGCTCGATCGCGTCGGTGGAGACATCGCCGCGATGAGCGAGGTGCGCGTGAACGCCGACTCCTCGGAGCCCCGCGCACCGCAGATGCCGCGGGTCGGCGAGGAGGGGAACTGGCGATGA
- a CDS encoding DUF4956 domain-containing protein, translated as MSTSSLILIAVDLVAALILALGLYYPRHRRRDLVVAFLGVNIGVLAVTSVLGGAEIAAGLGLGLFGVLSIIRLRSSEISQREVAYYFSALAMGLIGGLSASTVVVPSLLIALILVVMWAADHPALLARSRHQVVRLDRAITDESELRAELSERLGAPGVAAIPQVWRHLLTRECRMAGPGTLRVEADRARQGGSGPRSRPRVDWAGMRGIPIPSPIRSRSRASFPRSPLAPWSE; from the coding sequence GTGTCCACCAGCAGCCTCATCCTCATCGCCGTCGATCTCGTTGCCGCGCTGATCCTCGCTCTCGGGCTCTACTACCCGCGGCACCGGCGGCGCGATCTGGTGGTCGCATTCCTCGGCGTCAACATCGGCGTGCTCGCGGTCACCTCCGTGCTCGGCGGCGCCGAGATCGCCGCGGGTCTCGGCCTCGGGCTGTTCGGCGTGCTCTCGATCATCCGCCTCCGGTCCTCCGAGATCTCGCAGCGCGAGGTGGCGTACTACTTCTCGGCGCTGGCGATGGGGCTCATCGGCGGGCTCTCCGCGTCCACGGTGGTCGTCCCGTCGCTGCTGATCGCGCTCATCCTGGTCGTGATGTGGGCCGCGGATCACCCGGCGCTGCTCGCCCGCAGCCGGCATCAGGTGGTGCGGCTCGACCGCGCGATCACCGACGAGTCCGAGCTGCGCGCCGAGCTGTCCGAGCGGCTCGGCGCGCCAGGAGTTGCTGCCATTCCTCAGGTTTGGCGACATCTTCTGACGCGCGAATGTCGGATGGCCGGCCCGGGGACGCTGCGGGTCGAGGCGGACCGCGCCCGTCAGGGGGGATCGGGCCCGCGCAGCCGCCCGCGGGTAGACTGGGCGGGTATGCGCGGGATCCCGATCCCGAGTCCGATCAGGAGCCGATCCCGCGCCTCGTTCCCAAGATCCCCGCTTGCCCCTTGGAGTGAATAG
- a CDS encoding YtxH domain-containing protein, translated as MKGKIAFVLGAAVGYVLGSRAGRERYEQIKRGAQKVWNTEPVQKGVGLVRDAAQTRVDEAKAVVVRAGKGAVAAFLNDSGRGAPRASGGDPRSGTSGAAPKSSASADTPKTAGVDTPDGDAEGGASSSGGGAA; from the coding sequence ATGAAGGGCAAGATCGCATTCGTTCTCGGCGCGGCGGTCGGGTATGTGCTGGGCAGCCGCGCGGGCCGTGAACGCTACGAGCAGATCAAGCGGGGGGCCCAGAAGGTGTGGAACACCGAACCCGTCCAGAAGGGCGTCGGTCTCGTGCGCGATGCTGCGCAGACTCGAGTCGACGAGGCGAAGGCCGTCGTGGTGCGCGCCGGCAAGGGCGCCGTCGCCGCGTTTCTGAACGACTCGGGCCGCGGTGCGCCGCGCGCATCGGGTGGGGACCCGCGGTCCGGTACGTCAGGGGCGGCACCGAAGAGCTCTGCCTCGGCCGACACCCCGAAGACCGCCGGTGTCGACACTCCCGACGGAGACGCTGAGGGCGGAGCCTCCTCGAGCGGGGGCGGTGCCGCATGA
- a CDS encoding AEC family transporter: MLGVLQGFALILGIIGAGYLAALFRVVEGEQRRVLNNVAFFVATPALLFSVLRQSDPGVIASPVILVTSAAAILAASLFTGASRLWFRRDLAGTTLGATCAGYVNSNNLGLPVAVYILGDAAYVAPLLLVQLVVFSPAILAILESTRGNQRGALVALGRAASNPIIIASVLGLVVALVGVPMPELLMGPIDMLGAAAIPMVLLSFGMSLRGQRALQPGTGRSAVFAATALKVLVMPLIAWALAAAFGLGPHEVFVATTIAALPTAQNVYNYAATYRRAETMVRDTVFLTTFASLPVIAGIAWLLG; the protein is encoded by the coding sequence GCGCTGATCCTCGGCATCATCGGCGCGGGCTACCTGGCTGCGCTCTTCCGAGTGGTCGAGGGCGAACAGCGCCGGGTGCTCAACAACGTCGCCTTCTTCGTCGCCACCCCGGCCCTGCTCTTCTCGGTGCTGCGGCAGAGCGACCCCGGAGTGATCGCTTCCCCGGTGATCCTGGTGACGAGCGCGGCCGCGATCCTCGCGGCGTCGCTGTTCACCGGCGCGTCACGCCTGTGGTTCCGCAGGGATCTGGCCGGCACGACGCTGGGCGCCACCTGCGCCGGCTACGTCAACTCGAACAATCTCGGCCTGCCCGTCGCCGTCTACATCCTGGGCGACGCCGCCTACGTGGCCCCGCTGCTGCTCGTGCAGCTGGTCGTCTTCTCGCCCGCGATCCTCGCGATCCTCGAATCCACCCGCGGCAATCAGCGGGGCGCGCTCGTCGCGCTGGGGCGCGCGGCGTCGAACCCGATCATCATCGCATCGGTGCTGGGGCTGGTCGTCGCGCTCGTCGGAGTGCCGATGCCCGAGCTCCTGATGGGGCCGATCGACATGCTCGGCGCCGCCGCGATCCCGATGGTGCTGCTGAGCTTCGGGATGTCGCTGCGCGGCCAGCGCGCACTGCAGCCGGGAACCGGTCGCTCGGCGGTGTTCGCGGCCACGGCACTCAAGGTGCTGGTGATGCCGCTGATCGCCTGGGCGCTCGCCGCCGCCTTCGGCCTCGGCCCGCACGAGGTGTTCGTCGCCACCACCATCGCGGCGCTGCCGACCGCGCAGAACGTCTACAACTACGCCGCCACCTACCGCCGCGCCGAGACGATGGTGCGCGACACGGTGTTCCTCACCACCTTCGCCTCGCTGCCGGTGATCGCGGGCATCGCCTGGCTGCTCGGGTGA